The Candidatus Omnitrophota bacterium genomic interval GCAGAAGGCTTTTGATGCCGATGATGTGCCGGTAGGGGCGGTTATCGTGCACGAGGGGCGGGTTATTGCCAGAGCCCATAATCAGATAAAATTGCTCAAAGACCCTACCGCTCACGCCGAGATGATAGCCATTACGCAGGCGGCCTCCTACCTGGCCAACGAGCGTTTGCTAAATACAACCATGTATGTTACAATTGAACCGTGTTCTATGTGCGCCGGAGCGCTTGTATTGGCTCGCGTAAAAAGGTTGGTTTACGGGGCATGCGACCCCAGGACAGGCGCATGCCATTCGGTCTTTAAGATCACCGATAATAAGCGATTAAATCACAGAATAAAGACTGAAAAAGGTGTATTGGAAAAAGAGTGCGTCTGGATGCTGAAAGAGTTCTTTAAGAAGAAACGGGTTAGATAATCAGTAAAACGGAGAGGTCGCCTAGTGGTCTATGGCGGCGGTTTGCTAAACCGCTATATGGGTAATACCGTATCGAGAGTTCAAATCTCTCCCTCTCCGCCAGTTTTAAGAAGTAAGTTCTTCTCAAAGTAGGAATATGTGGTATAATATCCCTACATACTAAATTTTGATCGAAGGGAGGTGTTAATAAAGATGAAAAAATTATTATTAGTACTTATCGCTCTTATGCTATCCGCTTCGATATCCTTTGCTCAGAATGATACGAAAGTCGTTGAGCCGGTAAAATCGGTGGTCGAGGGCATAGAGGCTGTAAGCGAATTCGTAGGTAAGGTAGTATCGGTTACCGTTGCCGAGCCGGCAAAGGGAGTGACTGAAAGCACGGTAAAAGTCAGCGACGAAATGGGTAATCCCGTATCGTTTACCGTAAGTTCAGCCGCGAAGATCACAGACGCGTCCCTAAACGCTATTACATTAGGCCAGCTTAAGGAGGGCGAGAAGGTAAAAGTAAAAGCTATAAAGACAAAAGAGGGCAAGGGAGAGGCTAAGTCAATAGCTGTTCAGTAATTCTTGCGATTTGATGTACAATATCAAACTGTTAAAGAAAGGGGGCTATTGCGATGAAAAAATTACTAATCGCTTTAATAGCTTTAACATTCGTAGTATCGCTGGCTTATGCCGAACAGGCAGGTCAGGCTGCTAAGAGCACCGAAGAATTGAAGACTTTTGTGGGCAAGATCGTATCGTTAGAATACGCCGATCCTACAAAAGGACTCGACAAGAACAATATGAAGGTTCTTGGCCCGGATGGTAACCCTGTTTCCTTCACGGTTCCGGTCACAGTAACGCTGCTTGACGCCGCGACAAGAGTTGTCACTCTGAATACCTTCAAAGTGGGTGACACTGTAAAGATTGAGCGCGTAAAGGGCGAAGTAAAGTCAGTACAGAAGCAATAATTTCACACTAACGGATTATTCGAGACGGCAGGCATTTCTTTTGAAGTGTCTGCCGTCTTGGTTTAAATAGACTTTGTGCTGTAAATATGGTATTATTGCCCACATGAAGAAGACTTTAAGGATACTGGGGCTGGTATTACTGATAGGGATAGTCTATTCTCTTATCCCCGTCACAGCACTGTATTTAGGGAAAGATGTAAGCGGGCCAACCAATGAACAGATCATCGAAAAGCTGAAAAACAATAAGGGTAATGTATTTTCGTTTATTGTTTTCGGCGACAACCACGCAGGCTTTATATTTAATGACAGCGCTTTCTTAAAAATAATACACAATATAAACAGGGAAAATAGATTCAAGAAGCTGAATATAGACTTTGTGACGAACCTCGGCGATATATCCTTCATTAAAGGCACAGAGTGGGATTACCGTTTATATGACAGGCTGCGCGCAAAAATAAAATGGCCGGTCATAAGCTTGATGGGTAATCATGACGATGAAAAAGGCAGCGACCGCAGGTTTAAAAAATATTTAGGCAAGAAAGAGTTCACCTTTACCGATCGGAACTCATACTTTATAGTTTTGGACAATAATATAACTTCGTTATCGGAAGAGCAGTGCAAGTGGCTCGAAGAGGAGCTGCAAAAATCAGCGTCTTACGCTCACCGTTTCATATTCATGCATAAACAGGCTATGTCATTGTACCAGCAATCGTGGTTCAGGCCGGAATTGGGCAGCTGGTCCTACCGATTCATGAAGTTGTGCGAAAAATACAAGGTGGATATTGTGTTTGCCGGCCATGAACACATGTTCAGAGAGGCAACTTATGGCGGCGTGCGGTATGTAATGTCAGGTGGAGCGGGGATGCTTAACCAGATACCGGAAGCCGATGGCGGATATCTGCATTACCTGGTGGTACGCGTGTATGGCGATTATGTAGATTTCGAAGTGCGCAAGATTTTCCCGCCGCTTTGGGAATATTTCACATACTATATGTGGAAAGAGCTGTTTTATCTTTTGAAGGATGTATTTTGCTAACCCTTAGACGATGCGCATATTAAGAGATTACATATTAAAGGAATTTTTCCACTCGTTTTTGCTCTCAATAGTAGTATTCACATTCGCCTTCCTGATAGGTAACATCATACAGATAGCGAACCTTGTAATAAATAAGGGCGTAAACCTGCTATCGGTGATGCAGCTGTTATTCTTCATGATACCGTGGCTCTTAAGTTTCACATTTCCGATGGCGTCACTTACATCGGTAATACTTACATTCGGGAGATTTTCCAGCGACGGCGAGCTTACCGCGATGAAGGCCAGCGGAATAAGCCTTTACCGCATAGCGTTTCCTATAATAATGGTGGGGGCTATGATAAGCGCCGCGACGTTTATATTAAATGACCAGATATCGTCAAACGCGTCTTACGCGTCGAGAAAAGTCATAAAAGAGATAGGTCTAAAAAACCCGACGGCCTATCTTGAGGCCGGTACTTTTATAAGAGGTTTTGAGAATTATGTAATATTCATATACGATGTTAAAGGGAACAAATTCAAAAATATAAGAATATACCAGCCTCAGGAGGGCAAGCCAACCCGCACCATAGTGGCGGAGTCGGGCGAGATAAACACTTTTCCCGAAAAAAATCTGCTGGAACTGAAACTATTTAACGGCACAAGCGAAGAACCGTCGCCTACGGATCCGGAAAATTTTTACAAATTGAATTTCAGGACCTATTATATGACGATAGACCTTGCTAAGATCCTCAAGAAAGAGAAGATAGACAAAAAAACCCGTGAAATGACGATGAAAGAACTGCGTGTCGAGATCAAAAAAGATATAGCGCAAAAGATAGACCCGATGCCTGTGCTGGTAGAAATGTACAAAAAGATAAATATGTCGATAGCGTCGTTTGTGCTTATACTTATAGGCATTCCTCTTGGCATAAGGGCGCACAGGAGTGAGAAATCCATAGGTTTCGGAATAAGCCTTCTATTATTTGCCATGTACTGGGGGGTGTTTTTGGGCGGTATAGCGATGTCGCTGCGGGGGACGTTACCGCCGTCGATAGGAGTCTCTTTACCCAATTTTGTATTTTTTGTGGTTGGTGTGGTGGTGTTTATATTTACAGCAAGGAGGTAGTATTTATGGGGCAGAAGAGCCGGTATCAGATAAAAAGTCAGCAGAGGCTTGTTAGGAAGAAAGCGCGGAAAAAACTTGCCGCTAAAGGCGCGAATCTCGCGGAATATTATTATGGAAAGTATTATTTAAAGCCGGAGTCTTCGGGGGCATAACATGGTAGATATTCACGATATAGTTATAGTGGGCGGCGGGCCCGCGGGCCTTACCGCCGGTATTTACGCTTCACGCGCCCGCATGAATACGCTTCTACTGGAAAAGATCGCCTGCGGCGGGCAGATATTGACAGCCGATGTAATAGAAAATTTTCCCGGGTTCCCCTGCGGTACGAATGGGCCGGACCTGGCGGACTTTATGCTGAAGCAGGCCGAGCATTTTGGCCTTGTGATCTCTACGCGTGAAGTTGCCAAGATATTACCAAAAAGCAGCCAATCCGACCCTTTCCTGATAAAGACGGTCGAAGGCGATGACATAAAGGCTCTTTCTGTAATAATATCCACCGGAGCTGACTGGAACGCTTTGGGCGTGCCGGGTGAGGATAAACTAAGGGGTAGGGGAGTTTCATACTGCGCGACATGCGATGGGCCGCTTTTTAGGAACAAAGAAGTAGTCGTTGTGGGCGGAGGAGATACCGCGCTGGGCGAGGCGATATATCTGACGCGTTTTGCCAGTAAAGTTACCGTTATACACAGGCGCGACGCTTTAAGGGCAACGCGCATATTGCAGGAAAGAGCGTTTGCCAATAAAAAAATGGAGCTTTGCCTAAAGTCGGTTGTTACCGAAATAGTGGGGACCAGCCGTGTCGAAGGCGTAAAAGTTAAAAATACGGCGACTTCCGAAGAAAAAACCATTAGGACTGACGGTGTATTCGTGCTTATAGGCCTTTCACCAAATTCAGGCATGTTTAAGGATCTGCTGAAGCTGGACGAAAAAGGCTATATCATATCAGACGAAGATATGAAGACTTCCATAGATGGTATATTTGCGTGCGGGGATGTCAGGAGCAAGCCATTAAGGCAGGTTGTTACGGCCACGGGAGAAGGCGCAACCGCCGCGGTCAGCGCCCAGCATTACGTCGAGAAGCTAAAAGGAACCGATTATAAATAGCCTTGACGTCCGTCGTATTTCATGATAATTTATAACCCCTGTGCCGAGGTAGCTCAGTGGTAGAGCGCTGCGCTGAAAACGCAGGCGTGGGCAGTCCGATTCTGCCCCTCGGCACCATTTTTTCTTCTATTAACCCGCCAACTATTTTGAAAAACTATGCAAGATAAGATAATTCAGTTAAGAAAAGGTAAAAAAGGCAGGCTCAAACCCGGCCATCCCTGGATATTCAAGGGCCAAATACTTAAGCTGACCTCATCCGTGAGGCCCGGCGATATCGTCACGGTAATAAGCAGCGAAGATGACTTTATAGGCCGCGGCTATTATAACCCCGCTTCCGACATATCTATACGACTGCTAACATTTAACGAAGAGCCCGTAGACAGCGCCCTTATACACAGAAAAATAAAAGAAGCGGTAGAAAAGAGGGAATTTCTAAAAGAAATAACGAACGCAAAGAGGCTTGTGTTCAGTGAGGCAGACGCGATCCCCGGACTGATAGTCGATCTTTATAATGATACGCTTGTCATCCAAATCTATACGCTTGGGATGGAAAAACTGAGAGAAGAGGCCTTGAGCGCTCTTAAGGACGTGGTAGGTCCAAAATATATATATGAGAAAAGTGATTCACCTTTCAGGAGGATAGAAAAATTGAAATCGGTTAAATGCTGGGTGGGCACTCCGGGGCCCGCCGAAGTCGAAATCGACGAAGCCAAGGTGAAGTTTATAGTCGATATAGAAAAAGGGCACAAGACGGGTTTTTATCTGGACCAGAGGCGGTCAAGGCTCGCTTTGCGCGCGATAGCAAAAGGTAAAAAAGTCCTGGACCTATTCTGTTATACCGGCGGGTTTTCCATAAATGCCGCTCTGGGCGGAGCAAAAAAGGTTCTCGGCATAGACGTAAAGTCCGACTGGCTTGATTTAGCCCGCAGGAACGCCGCTCTAAACAATGTTTCCGGCGCGATCGACCTGCAGGCCAGCGACGCTTTCAACGCTATTAAAAACATCTGTAATTCCGGTGAAAAATTTGATATCATAGTAGTTGATCCTCCATCATTCTTAAGGAGCAAAAAGGATCTTATAACCGCAGCTAAAGGCTACAAGGAGATAAATACGCTTGCGTTCAAAAGCCTGGCTGACGACGGGGTCTTGTGCACGTTCTCCTGTTCGCACAATATGCCGAATAAGATGTTTTCCGATATAGTAAAAGACGCGGCGGCCTGCGGCGGGAAAAAATTCGTTATATTAAAAAGGTGCAGGCAGGACAAGGATCACCCGATATCCAGAGAAATTCCGGAAACAGAATACTTAAAAGGATATTTCTTAAAGACGGTGCAATGAGCGAAGTAAAAGATAAAAAACGAAATAGCGGTGTCAGTAACGCGTTCAAGCTGTCTATGGTCGTGTTGCTTTTCGCGCTTACATTCATAAGACTTGCCTGCGCGCTGTATTTTCCATCCATAGAAATAATTTCAGATAAAATTCTCCTGGCGATAACATTATTTATAGTTGTATATTTATGGGTAAAAGAAGTAAGGGATTACCATCGCCTGCTTAGGCTGCACAAAAATTTGCAGATTACCAACGAACAATTAAAGGCTTCCGAAATCGACACCATAGCCGCGCTGATAAAAGCCGAAGAAGAAAAAGACGGGTATACCCGCGGCCACTCCGATAGAGTGACTAAAATTTCACTGGCGATAGCCCAAGAGATGAATCTTGATAACGAGAAGAAGAGACTTATCGAACGCGCGGGCATACTGCACGATATAGGCAAGATAGGGATATGTGATTCGATACTGTGTAAAAAAGAAAAGCTGACAGACGAAGAATGGCTCGTTATAAAGAGCCATCCGGATAAGGGCGACAAGATTCTGGAGCCGTTAAAATTTCTGCCCACCGAAAGGGATATAATCTTAAGCCACCACGAACGCTATGACGGGAAAGGCTATCCGCGCGGGCTTAAAGGCAGCCAGATACGCATAGAGGCGCTCATATTAGCGGTAGCCGACGCTTTTGACGCGATGAATTCCGCGCGTTCTTATAGACAGCCGCTTAGCAAAGAAGTTATAACGTCAGAATTGGAAAAATCGCGGGGCACACAACATTCGGCGGAAGTTGTTGACTATTTTTTAAGACTGCTTAAGAAAAGGCCGGAACTCTGGGAGAGGCAATGAAAAGAAGAATAGGTGAAATTTTAATGGCGAACGGCCTGATAACGAGGAAGATCCTTGACGAGGCGCTTGCTTATCAACAGGCCCACGGAGGCAATATAACCCAATACCTGATAGCTCATGGCCATATAAAAGAGGAAGAACTTGCCAAGTGTATTTCAATTCAATTCGGATATCCGTACCTGCCGCTAAGGGCCTATGAGATACCCGCGAGTATCGCGAAGATAGTACCCGTGGCTATAGTAAAAAAATACTGGCTCATACCGGTAGATAAGATTCAAAATATTATAACGCTTGTCATGGCCGATCCGTTCGACGAGGACGCGCTAAACGAGGTTGAGAAGGCTACCGGGTGCAAGGTGCAGCCGTTTGTGGGCATACTGTCGGATATACTTAAGGCGATAGAAAAATATTACGGTATAAATGTCGGATATGAAGACCTGAAAAAAACCAGGGAAAAAGCCCCGCTTTTTATCGCCGAGGAAAAGTATGCCGGTGTCGAACGCAGAAGATCTCTAAGGTTACGCGCGAAGATAGCCGTGCATTTCCCGCTTCAGAATGAATATAAAAAATCCGAGACAAAAGATGTGAGCATGCATGGATTTTTGTTTGAGTCATCCAACGCGCTTCCGATAGGATCTGTGCTGGTAATGGATGTAGAGCTTCCAAAGGATATAAATCCTTATCCGATACCCGCTATTGTAAAGGTGGCCAGAACCATAGAATTGCCAAACAAAGGTTTTGATGTAGGCGTCGAGATAATCAGGATAGCCAAGGAAGATCTGGAAAAGATTATGAACTACGCTTTGTCGCAGCAAACCGCGCAAAGATAGTTTATTCAATAGATGTTTTATAAATTATACCAAAAAATCAGGTTATTTTTACTATACCTATCCGGCCACAAAAGACAAGTTGCGGCGGCTGTGATAGAAAAAAATTCTAAGATACTCATTGCCAAAAGAAGAAGCGGTGACACTCTCGGCGGGAAATGGGAATTCCCCGGAGGAAAGATAGAGCCGGGCGAGACACCGGAAGAATGCCTGACAAGAGAGCTAAAAGAAGAGTTTGATGTAGAGACAGAGGTGGAAGGCTTTTTGTTATCCACGACATTCAGATATTTTCTGATTCCCATAGAATTGCTGGCATACAAAGTTAAGCATATATCAGGCGAGTTTAAAGCGAATGAACACGACGAGATAATGTGGGTATCCCCAAACGAATTCGATAGTTATGATCTTGTCAACGCGGATAAGCCCATAGCCAAAGTAATATTAGAAGCCAAAAATACGGGATATAAAACATAAAAATAGGAGTGAAGAATATGTGGTACTTTATTATAATCATATCGGTGCTTTATGTGGGTTTCTTTATTTGGGCTACCATAGATTACAGGAAGAAAGAAAAAGTCCAGGAAAAAGATACGGATAAGTCTGTCTGCCGTTCCGAAAACTCTCTGGATGAGTATGGCAAGAAGATGAATACCTCGGAAACCCCCGAATGCCCGGAGCCGGAAGAATGACGAAGATCAGGCATTTAGCGCATAAAAAAGGTTTTACCCTTGTAGAAGTGCTGATAGCGGCTCTTATAATGGGAATAGGCCTTATTAGTGTTGGGGCCGCTATCTATGAACAATTCTCTTTTGTTGGCCAAATAAGGGAGAGGGTCATCGCGGACATGGCCGCCCAGGAAGAGATCGAATATATTAGAGGGCTGCCGTTCAATACCATTATAAATTCTAATACAGCTTTCCCTAATCCTTCAAGCTTCAGTTCATTATTAAACAATAACAATCCAAGCGTTGCCGTAGCGGTAGACAATTACCTAAGTGATCCTTCAAATAATATTCGCAGGGTTTCCGTTACTGTAAGCTGGGATTCCTTTATGGGCAGTAGATTACAAACAAACCTCGTTACTTTAGTAACGCGTAACGGTATTGACAGACAATGATGTATATGGACCGGAAGAATAAAGGTTTCACGATAGCCGAGATGCAGATAGCGTTGTTCGTGGCTACTATCATACTGATAGCCGCAATCTCTCTTTATATATTTTATTGGCGAGGATTTGTTACGGGCAATACCGTTTTGGATATCTATTCTAATTCAAGGATGGCGATGGGGTGGATAGCAAAAGATGTCAGATCGGCCGCGGAGATATTGCCGCAATCCACAATTGTGTCGGGGCGCACAACTTCCGATAGCTGTATTGTTCTACAGGTACCGTCTATTGCCAATACCGGCGGCAGCGCCAGTGTTATACCGTCACAATTTGATGAAATTGTTTATATAGTGCAAGACGGCAACCTGCAGCGTATCGTAACTCCGTACACAGCAGGGCTTACACCAAGCGTCAGGCCGCCTGAAAACCGCGCCGTAGCTCGTTATTGTAATTTGGTAACCTTTTACAAAGTAGATACCTCCACCGGTACATGGACGCCTTTATCAGGCTTTTTGGGCAGCGGCGGGAATTTATCCACCATTAACAATATGGGCGTATCTTTGCCAATAAATGAGACTACCCTCTCTTTAAGCGGTGTAGAGACACAAAACTATTCGATAACCCCGACCATGGTATTAAGATTGCGGAATAAATAGGCGAGAAAGAGGTATAAAGTTTATGCGTAGTAAAAAAAATAAAGGCGTTGTGCTGATTACGACCATTTTGATCGCGTCTATCCTAATAATAATCGCTATACCGTATATATCAAGAGTCGCTTCGGAATATAGGCTGATGTCAAAAATGTATAAATCAACTCTTGCTCTTAATTTAGCCGAAGCGGGTATAGAGCGGGCCATCTGGGAAATATGTTATAACAATAGCGATTTTTCGGGATGGGTGTATTCAAACGAGGCCAATATTCAAACATGGGCTATTTCAAACGCAGCGTTTAAAAACACAGCCGGCAAAACAGTCGGTTATTATGATCTTGCAGTTTCGCTTCCCGTAGGGACAACAACGCGGACAATTGTGTCCACAGCTTATGTGCCGGGTAAAAGTTCTCCGGACGCGACAAAAAAGATCACGGTCAATTATGCCGGGGGCCAGTATCATTTTACGAACGCGATTGCAGCCGCCGGTTCTAATCCAAGTATTACGGTAAGCGGCAATGTAATAGTGGATAGTTATGATTCTTCGGTCGGGCCTTATGGCAACCCGAATCAGACTAACACCAGGCAGGGTAATATACAAACCAACGGCCCCATAAACCTGACCGGTAACGCATATATATACGGTAATGCGAACCCCGGGCCAAGCTATCCATTCTCGGGCAATCCTCCGGTGTCCGGTTCTTATGCAACTTTGTCAGCTCCTATCAGTGTTAATCCCATACCTGCCGCGACTGTTAACGCCGCGCGAACGACTAATAATAACAGCAATATTACCGTTACAAGCGATGGAAACACAACGGCCTATGCCGGCGGGGATGTTCTTAGCGTAAGCAGTAACGATATTTTGACACTCGCGGGCGGCACATACTATTTTACTTCGATGAGTGTGTCCGGTAACGCCCAGATCAGCGTCAGCGGATCATCTATAATATACGTGGATGGCGGCAACGTATCAGTATCCGGCAACGGGATTGTTAACAGTGGCACGCCGTTAAATCTGGCATTATATTCTACAGGCAATAATGTTACACTGTCCGGCAATTCGGCATATATCGGGACGGTATATGCGCCCGATGCTACTGTGCGGGTAAGCGGTAATGACAACTTTTATGGAGCTATTGTTTGCGGCAGCAGCGTTGATACAGGTAACGCGTCCATTCATTTTGATTTAGCGCTGATAAACGCGCCTCAAGTCGTCGATAATGATAGAATTATTTCCTGGCTCGAAGAGTAGACGCCCTATCCTATAAGCACCAAACCTCTCCCGGCGTTCTTACCACTCGATATAAGCAACTATCTCCGCTAAAAATCGTTGTAAGTTTATACTACAATCGTCGTAATGGTTTTACCTCTTAATGCGAGGTGATCCCTAATCAATTCATGGAAATGTCCAGTGATAGGAAATGTCCACTAAACAGAGGACATTTAGATGCAGTGGACATTTAATACAACCTATCTGATCTATACCATCGGACAGTTGTTCTATTTCATAGAACAGGCAGCATTTCCCTCTTTAAGAAAAACCTTGACATCAATGTTCACTAATGGTATATTGTTCAGTAATTAGTGAACATTAAAAAGGAGTGAACATTATGAATGGCCATACAAATGGAACGAATATTTTTGCTGATAAGGCGACTTTCATTCTAAGGAAGATGCTGTCTAATCCCGAAAAGAAGTGGGTTACGCGCGACTTTATGGGTGATGACGGGGTAAGCCTTGGAATGGCGCAGGGAGTGCTTGAAACGATGGCGAAGAAGGGCTACATCGAGCGGGTCAAGCGCGGTCCCGATAGCTATGCGCTTCTTACGAATAAAAACGAACTCATTAGCGATTGGGTATCGGAGTATCGGTTTGACCTAAACGAAGTCGATGTTTATTATTCCCCTGATAAGAATATTCTATTGAAGCTTAAGGATTATCTGAAAGATAAACAATACGCGCTCACTCTTCATTCGGGCGCTAACCTGATAACATCTTTTGTGGTTACAGATCAAATCGATCTGTATTTTAAGCCGGAAAACTGGAAGAAAGAGATCCTTGAGTTGCGACAACAGCTTGACTTAAAGGAGCTTGTAAGAGGCGGTAATGTCCGCATTATTTGCCCCGCGTACAAAAATAGCGTATTTTATGGGGCCCGGACAATAAAGGGATGCAAAGTTGTTTCCGGTCTACAGCTTTACCTTGATCTCTACAATTTTAAACCTCGTGGCCGCGAGCACGCGGAATATCTGAAAAAAGCATTGGAAGAGAAGGGGAAGAGCTTGTATGAATCTTGAGAAAATCGAAGCCGTATTTTTTAGTGTGCTTGAAGATATCAGCGGTTATCTTCCGGATCTCACGCTTGTCGGAGGATGGATGCCGTACATCTATTCAAATTTTCTTTGGAAAACATCCGTAAAAAATCCAGTAACCACGGTTGATATTGATTTTGGCGTGGATCAATCCGTTACCGGAGATTATTCAAAGACAATTTTTGAAACGCTTTCCCCTTTGGATTACAAAGAGCGTCATTTTAAGATGGATAGGCCGTTTCCTGTAGTGCTCTATAAAGAAAAGGTTCCGGTAGAGTTTATTACTTATCCTACCGTCGATATTAAAGCGATCGAGAAGATGGTGGGTCAGCAAATACAGATAAACAAGATCGATAAATTTGATTTTCTATTAAAACACCGGATCTCGATAAACGTTCAGGGTAAGCAAAAGAACAAAAGCTATCTTATCAATTGCCCAAGCCCATCGGCTTTTTTGTATCACAAGGGAGCGACTTTTATTTATAGGGAGAACGAAGAGAAGCGGGCTAAGGATTTGTACTACATGTACTTCATCTTGCGGTACGCGCCTGACATCGATGCTATTTTGAAGGAAGTATCCCAGTACAGAGAAAAAGGGCATTTAATGGATGTGCCGGATAATATAAATAAGTTCTTCGAAAGAGTTTCAAGTCAAGGGTGCCTTTTGATAGAAGAGGAAAACGGCCCCGATGAATACATTCATGATGTTCGGCAGGACATATTTGATAGATTTAATGGGCTGAAGGAAGCATTAAAAGGGATCGGCAAGTGAAGACCTACGCTGTCGGCGATATTCATGGCGCCTACAAGGCATTGATACAGTGTTTTAATACTAAGAAATACTGGCAGTCGGATTTGTCGCCGGAATTATATGGCGGGACACTGGACAGATTATAAGGGCCAAGTCGCGAGAGTTGATGATTTATTTTGGACCTCAAATTACATGAAAAAAGCCATAATCGTTAATGATAAAATGCAGAAGAATTTCCGCTATTATCTGACAGAGCCTGCCGGTAAAAATTTCCACCCGGAATTTAAGCCGGAGCTCACCCCGAAAGAAATGCTGGAGATGGGAGTCTTTGGCGGGAAATACATGACCGATTGTGGAAAGGAATTTCCCGGATCATGGTACAAAAAAGCAAAGCTATGTCCCGAAAAACATGACGCAAACTTAAATTATTTCGGCATAAACGCGAGCCAGCCTCTTTCTATTTGGAGAAAGAAAGGATGGATATATCCGGATGATCCCCGCGGATGGTTCCAGTGGTATTGCCGTTATTATATGGGGCGGCGCCTTCCGGGAGAGGATGAGCGCCAGATAAAGAGATGGAAGGCGATAAAAAGACATATCGCTCAAGTTAAGAAAAACTGTAAGAAACAAGACGCCGCCTGCAGGCCTAGGCAACGGCAGGCAATCCTTCATTGGGCGTATGACAGTAGAACATTATAAAGGAGCTAAAGGATATGAGTAAAAAAGACAAAAAGATCATTCTTATAGCCCAGCGCAACCCTCA includes:
- a CDS encoding HD domain-containing protein, which translates into the protein MSEVKDKKRNSGVSNAFKLSMVVLLFALTFIRLACALYFPSIEIISDKILLAITLFIVVYLWVKEVRDYHRLLRLHKNLQITNEQLKASEIDTIAALIKAEEEKDGYTRGHSDRVTKISLAIAQEMNLDNEKKRLIERAGILHDIGKIGICDSILCKKEKLTDEEWLVIKSHPDKGDKILEPLKFLPTERDIILSHHERYDGKGYPRGLKGSQIRIEALILAVADAFDAMNSARSYRQPLSKEVITSELEKSRGTQHSAEVVDYFLRLLKKRPELWERQ
- a CDS encoding class I SAM-dependent rRNA methyltransferase; translated protein: MQDKIIQLRKGKKGRLKPGHPWIFKGQILKLTSSVRPGDIVTVISSEDDFIGRGYYNPASDISIRLLTFNEEPVDSALIHRKIKEAVEKREFLKEITNAKRLVFSEADAIPGLIVDLYNDTLVIQIYTLGMEKLREEALSALKDVVGPKYIYEKSDSPFRRIEKLKSVKCWVGTPGPAEVEIDEAKVKFIVDIEKGHKTGFYLDQRRSRLALRAIAKGKKVLDLFCYTGGFSINAALGGAKKVLGIDVKSDWLDLARRNAALNNVSGAIDLQASDAFNAIKNICNSGEKFDIIVVDPPSFLRSKKDLITAAKGYKEINTLAFKSLADDGVLCTFSCSHNMPNKMFSDIVKDAAACGGKKFVILKRCRQDKDHPISREIPETEYLKGYFLKTVQ
- the trxB gene encoding thioredoxin-disulfide reductase is translated as MVDIHDIVIVGGGPAGLTAGIYASRARMNTLLLEKIACGGQILTADVIENFPGFPCGTNGPDLADFMLKQAEHFGLVISTREVAKILPKSSQSDPFLIKTVEGDDIKALSVIISTGADWNALGVPGEDKLRGRGVSYCATCDGPLFRNKEVVVVGGGDTALGEAIYLTRFASKVTVIHRRDALRATRILQERAFANKKMELCLKSVVTEIVGTSRVEGVKVKNTATSEEKTIRTDGVFVLIGLSPNSGMFKDLLKLDEKGYIISDEDMKTSIDGIFACGDVRSKPLRQVVTATGEGATAAVSAQHYVEKLKGTDYK
- a CDS encoding LptF/LptG family permease → MRILRDYILKEFFHSFLLSIVVFTFAFLIGNIIQIANLVINKGVNLLSVMQLLFFMIPWLLSFTFPMASLTSVILTFGRFSSDGELTAMKASGISLYRIAFPIIMVGAMISAATFILNDQISSNASYASRKVIKEIGLKNPTAYLEAGTFIRGFENYVIFIYDVKGNKFKNIRIYQPQEGKPTRTIVAESGEINTFPEKNLLELKLFNGTSEEPSPTDPENFYKLNFRTYYMTIDLAKILKKEKIDKKTREMTMKELRVEIKKDIAQKIDPMPVLVEMYKKINMSIASFVLILIGIPLGIRAHRSEKSIGFGISLLLFAMYWGVFLGGIAMSLRGTLPPSIGVSLPNFVFFVVGVVVFIFTARR
- a CDS encoding metallophosphoesterase, with product MKKTLRILGLVLLIGIVYSLIPVTALYLGKDVSGPTNEQIIEKLKNNKGNVFSFIVFGDNHAGFIFNDSAFLKIIHNINRENRFKKLNIDFVTNLGDISFIKGTEWDYRLYDRLRAKIKWPVISLMGNHDDEKGSDRRFKKYLGKKEFTFTDRNSYFIVLDNNITSLSEEQCKWLEEELQKSASYAHRFIFMHKQAMSLYQQSWFRPELGSWSYRFMKLCEKYKVDIVFAGHEHMFREATYGGVRYVMSGGAGMLNQIPEADGGYLHYLVVRVYGDYVDFEVRKIFPPLWEYFTYYMWKELFYLLKDVFC
- a CDS encoding (deoxy)nucleoside triphosphate pyrophosphohydrolase, which codes for MFYKLYQKIRLFLLYLSGHKRQVAAAVIEKNSKILIAKRRSGDTLGGKWEFPGGKIEPGETPEECLTRELKEEFDVETEVEGFLLSTTFRYFLIPIELLAYKVKHISGEFKANEHDEIMWVSPNEFDSYDLVNADKPIAKVILEAKNTGYKT
- a CDS encoding PilZ domain-containing protein, with amino-acid sequence MKRRIGEILMANGLITRKILDEALAYQQAHGGNITQYLIAHGHIKEEELAKCISIQFGYPYLPLRAYEIPASIAKIVPVAIVKKYWLIPVDKIQNIITLVMADPFDEDALNEVEKATGCKVQPFVGILSDILKAIEKYYGINVGYEDLKKTREKAPLFIAEEKYAGVERRRSLRLRAKIAVHFPLQNEYKKSETKDVSMHGFLFESSNALPIGSVLVMDVELPKDINPYPIPAIVKVARTIELPNKGFDVGVEIIRIAKEDLEKIMNYALSQQTAQR
- the tadA gene encoding tRNA adenosine(34) deaminase TadA; the encoded protein is MSKLDQYYMSEALKEAQKAFDADDVPVGAVIVHEGRVIARAHNQIKLLKDPTAHAEMIAITQAASYLANERLLNTTMYVTIEPCSMCAGALVLARVKRLVYGACDPRTGACHSVFKITDNKRLNHRIKTEKGVLEKECVWMLKEFFKKKRVR